One window of Dendropsophus ebraccatus isolate aDenEbr1 chromosome 13, aDenEbr1.pat, whole genome shotgun sequence genomic DNA carries:
- the SRP14 gene encoding signal recognition particle 14 kDa protein, translating into MVLLESEQFLTELTRLFQKCRTSGSVFITLKKYDGRTKPIPGKGHSESFEPADNKCLLRATDGKRKISTVVSSKEVNKFQMAYSNLLRANMDGLKKKDKKSKTKKSSANQ; encoded by the exons tttttaacTGAGCTCACACGTCTGTTCCAGAAATGTCGAACTAGTGGAAGTGTCTTTATTACATTAAAGAAAT ATGATGGACGAACAAAGCCAATTCCCGGTAAGGGCCATTCAGAAAGCTTTGAACCAGCTGACAACAAATGTCTTCTGAGAGCCACAGATGGAAAAAGGAAGATCAGCACTGTG GTCAGTTCCAAAGAAGTAAACAAGTTTCAGATG GCCTATTCCAACCTACTCCGTGCAAATATGGATGGACTGAAAAAGAAGGATAAGAAAAGTAAAACAAAGAAAAGCAGTGCCAACCAGTGA